Proteins from a single region of Desulfobacter postgatei 2ac9:
- a CDS encoding ParB N-terminal domain-containing protein, producing the protein MPIATAYEKGNLYQIPITDLKPDPDQPRKVIDPEALAELVTSIEKYGIIQPLLFRDAGEGSLFIVAGERRW; encoded by the coding sequence ATGCCCATAGCGACCGCTTATGAAAAAGGAAATCTCTACCAGATCCCCATCACGGATTTGAAGCCAGACCCTGACCAGCCCCGCAAGGTGATAGACCCCGAAGCCCTTGCCGAGCTTGTCACATCCATTGAAAAATACGGCATCATCCAGCCCCTCCTTTTCCGGGACGCCGGCGAAGGAAGCCTCTTCATCGTTGCCGGTGAGCGCCGCTGGTAG